In the Hordeum vulgare subsp. vulgare chromosome 7H, MorexV3_pseudomolecules_assembly, whole genome shotgun sequence genome, one interval contains:
- the LOC123410714 gene encoding protein disulfide isomerase-like 1-5 — translation MRATRRLLAAAALLAALLAVSAAAKLDLDDVDDSEVLEALLAVDDEEEAAPPVSGGGGGAEAVRRTQSMVLVLDNDNAARAVQDHPELLLLGYAPWCERSAQLMPRFAEAAAALRAMGSAVSFAKLDGERFPKAAAAVGVNGFPSVLLFVNGTEHPYTGLHTKDAIVTWVRKKTGTPVIRLESRDSAEEFLKKGQTFALGVFKDYEGADHEEFVKAATAENEVQFVETNDRNVAKILFPGIASEEQFLGLVKNEPEKFEKFDGSFEEKEIIQFVELNKFPLITVFTDLNSAKVYSSPIKLQVFTFAEAYDFEDLESIVQEVARGFKTKIMFIYVDTAEENLAKPFLTLYGLEGDKPTVTAFDTSKGTKYLLEADINTKNLKEFCLSLLDGTLPPYFRSEPVPQEKGLVEKVVGRTLDSSVLQSPHNVLLEAYAPWCVDCEAISKNIEKLAKHFSGLDNLKFARIDASVNEHPKLQVNNYPTLLLYPAEDKTNPIKLSKKLSLKDMARFIKEKLQILDVEIKEKLQAPDVETVAAADNVKDEL, via the exons ATGAGGGCCACGCGGCGGCTCCTCGCGGCGGCGGCGCTCCTCGCTGCGCTGCTCGCGGTCTCGGCTGCGGCGAAGCTCGATCTGGACGACGTGGACGACTCGGAGGTGCTGGAGGCGCTGCTGGCggtggacgacgaggaggaggcggcgccgccggtctcgggcgggggcgggggcgcggAGGCGGTGCGGCGGACGCAGTCGATGGTGCTGGTGCTCGACAACGACAACGCCGCGCGCGCCGTGCAGGACCACCCGGAGCTGCTGCTGCTCGGCTACGCGCCCTGGTGCGAGCGCAGCGCCCAGCTCATGCCGCGCTTCGCCGAGGCAGCCGCGGCGCTGCGCGCCATGGGGAGCGCCGTCTCCTTCGCCAAGCTCGACGGGGAGCGGTTCCCCAAGGCCGCCGCAGCCGTCGGGGTCAACGGCTTCCCCTCCGTGCTCCTCTTCGTCAACGGCACCGAGCACCCCTACACCGGCCTCCACACCAA gGACGCGATAGTTACTTGGGTTAGAAAGAAGACCGGCACGCCAGTCATTAGGCTTGAGTCGAGGGATTCAGCTGAGGAATTTCTCAAGAAGGGCCAGACATTTGCTCTTGGCGTATTCAAGGATTACGAG GGAGCCGACCACGAAGAATTTGTGAAGGCAGCGACTGCTGAAAATGAGGTTCAATTCGTAGAAACAAATGATAGGAATGTGGCCAAGATTCTTTTTCCAGGGATTGCATCTGAAGAACAATTCCTGGGCCTTGTGAAAAATGAACCAGAGAAGTTTGAAAAGTTTG atggatcatttgaagaaaaggaGATAATTCAGTTTGTGGAGCTTAACAAGTTCCCACTAATTACTGTATTCACTGATTTAAACTCAGCTAAAGTCTATTCAAGCCCAATTAAGCTACAG GTCTTCACCTTTGCAGAGGCTTATGATTTTGAAGATCTTGAATCTATTGTTCAAGAGGTGGCCAGAGGATTTAAGACAAAG ATAATGTTTATATATGTGGACACTGCTGAAGAAAACCTTGCAAAACCATTCCTGACTCTTTATGGCCTTGAAGGAGATAAACCTACT GTTACAGCATTTGATACGAGCAAAGGTACTAAATATCTGTTGGAGGCAGATATTAACACGAAGAACCTAAAG GAGTTCTGCTTAAGCCTTTTGGATGGTACACTCCCTCCATACTTCCGCTCAGAACCAGTACCACAAGAA AAGGGACTAGTTGAAAAGGTTGTTGGACGTACATTGGATTCTTCTGTCTTGCAAAGCCCTCACAATGTCCTCCTGGAG GCTTATGCACCTTGGTGTGTTGACTGTGAAGCCATCAGTAAAAACATTGAGAAGTTGGCCAAGCATTTCAGTGGTTTGGATAATCTTAAATTTGCACGTATTGATGCTTCGGTGAATGAACATCCAAAATTGCAG GTAAACAATTACCCCACACTCTTGCTTTATCCTGCTGAAGACAAGACCAACCCG ATCAAACTTTCAAAGAAATTAAGCCTGAAAGACATGGCGAGATTCATCAAGGAGAAGCTGCAGATTTTGGACGTTGAGATTAAGGAGAAGCTCCAAGCTCCTGACGTCGAAACAGTAGCTGCGGCTGACAATGTCAAGGATGAGCTATAG